One genomic segment of Drosophila willistoni isolate 14030-0811.24 chromosome 2R unlocalized genomic scaffold, UCI_dwil_1.1 Seg200, whole genome shotgun sequence includes these proteins:
- the LOC6641640 gene encoding uncharacterized protein LOC6641640 — MQSYRIEVLLVLILALINLSENRCIRPETPANGLVILRRNYVRFRCISGHVLRGDSMLPCNNDGRLIGESPVCAKPGCAKPEPIENGDRQRIGSMKTVVQCHDGYVVSGNQIAFCNGRNWDRLLGTCRPSNHSLNHSCDFETEDQCGWSKNGEWKRMANVRHFHSYSTGPRHDHTLQHALGGHYMLFESSTQRDGDYHLISPIYPRELSLKTACCFRFHYFMYGIGVGSLAVWVKLHSLPLDIIWSSERNISQKFIVSGSQGNHWLEHTIQIDEMTEDFQVVITAIEPTQKFGDIAIDDVQLLTGSECGAVEEIQTTTPDLDAPTDEPMIYDRMNCSNRCGEVSPGDDYKRPDGKWIGVCACDENCLQNQNCCYDYLQTCLVSNETSTTVEEEMTTIPATTPTTTSTTRRTTTTTTTKRTTTTKKATTTTKRTTTTTKKATTTKKITTPSTTSSTTTTKKPIITTASTTKTTPTTTTTSTTTKKPIAIITKTPTTQPPTTTTAPLPSTSTKHQITDFPARISWSVSSDDIRGNENENSTSPAHIFWYFMLGIITITVVASLAYRWRSCSTASMATTAKVKAVSFKKALGNGLSRGSSYSKKGNQTSLLSDNDYNGVEDGDNDVLQFEEMGVDIRNATVL, encoded by the exons ATGCAGAGCTATAGAATTGAGGTGCTTcttgttttgattttggcaTTAATAAATCTATCCGAAAATCGATGCATCAGGCCAGAGACCCCTGCAAATGGGCTGGTCATATTAAGAAGAAACTATGTACGGTTTCGCTGTATTAGTGGTCATGTACTTCGTGGTGATAGCATGCTACCCTGTAATAATGATGGTCGTCTAATAGGCGAATCTCCAGTGTGTGCCA AACCGGGATGTGCGAAGCCTGAACCAATAGAGAATGGTGATCGGCAAAGGATTGGCAGTATGAAAACAGTTGTCCAGTGTCATGATGGCTATGTCGTATCGGGTAACCAAATAGCCTTCTGTAATGGTCGAAATTGGGATCGTCTTTTGGGTACTTGTCGTCCCAGCAATCATTCACTGAATCATTCGTGCGATTTCGAGACTGAGGATCAGTGTGGCTGGAGTAAAAATGGCGAATGGAAACGCATGGCAAATGTTAGGCATTTTCATAGCTACAGCACAGGGCCACGACATGATCACACATTGCAACATGCACTTGGTGGACATTACATGCTCTTTGAGTCATCAACTCAACGGGATGGGGATTATCACCTAATTTCACCTATATATCCCCGTGAATTAAGCCTAAAGACGGCTTGTTGTTTTCGCTTTCATTATTTCATGTATGGCATTGGAGTGGGTAGTCTGGCTGTGTGGGTTAAGCTACATTCCTTGCCCTTGGATATCATTTGGAGCAGCGAACGTAATAT CTCGCAAAAATTCATTGTATCCGGCAGTCAGGGTAACCATTGGCTGGAGCATACCATTCAAATCGATGAGATGACCGAGGATTTTCAGGTGGTCATCACTGCCATTGAACCGACACAGAAATTTGGTGATATTGCCATTGATGATGTTCAATTGCTGACTGGCAGCGAATGTGGGGCCGTTGAAGAAATACAAACTACTACTCCGGATCTTGATGCTCCAACTGATGAACCAATGATCTATGATCGTATGAACTGCTCAAATCGGTGTGGTGAGGTCTCACCGGGCGATGATTATAAGCGTCCAGATGGCAAATGGATTGGAGTATGCGCTTGTGatgaaaattgtttgcaaaatcAGAATTGCTGTTATGATTATTTACAAACATGTCTGGTGTCAAATGAAACTTCAACCACTGTGGAAGAGGAAATGACGACTAtaccagcaacaacaccaacaacaacatctaCAACGAGAAGAACCACAACGACAACTACTACGAAAAGGACAACAACTACAAAGAAggcaacaactacaacgaaaaggacaacaacaactactaaaAAGGCAACAACTACCAAGAAAATAACAACTCCATCTACGACTTCAAGTACAACCACTACTAAGAAACCTATAATAACTacagcatcaacaacaaaaacaacaccaacaacgacaactacaTCTACAACAACTAAAAAACCAATTGCAATAATAACAAAGACGCCAACAACTcaaccaccaacaacaaccactgCACCGCTGCCTTCAACAAGCACTAAACATCAAATTACAG ACTTTCCCGCCCGCATTAGCTGGTCAGTGAGTTCAGATGATATCAggggaaatgaaaatgaaaattccaCAAGTCCTGCTCATATCTTTTGGTACTTTATGCTGGGCATTATAACAATCACTGTGGTGGCCAGCTTAGCCTATCGCTGGCGATCTTGTTCGACGGCATCGATGGCAACAACGGCCAAAGTGAAGGCAGTCAGTTTCAAGAAGGCATTGGGCAACGGATTATCGCGAGGGAGTTCCTACTCAAAGAAAGGCAATCAGACATCACTGCTATCCGATAATGATTACAATGGCGTTGAGGACGGCGATAACGATGTCCTACAGTTCGAAGAAATGGGCGTGGATATACGCAATGCCACAgtactttaa